The region CAGGTTTCTTGCAACGAAGTCCTGAGGAGGCTCGACAGACACAAGCTCCCGACAAGCCACTGGATTCCGCTCGGATGCGACATCCAGATGTTTTCACCCGCCAAGCGCGACGACGCCCTGGTGCAAAAACTGAAAGACGGCAACCCCGATAGACTCACGATATTTTTCCCGCACCGGTTCTGCGAAGAAAAGGGAATCGAACTTTTACTCGGCGCCTACCCCATTCTCTGCGAAAAACTCGGATGCGAACCGGCACTCATCTTTGCAGGTACGGGGCCGTACCTGCCGCAAGTACAGGACGCCGTCGAAAAGTATAAGCATATCGAGTACGCAGGATTCATCTCGTCCATCGACGAAATGGCTAGACATTACGCAAGCGTCGACCTGGGACTCGCCCTTTCGGGCTGGGAAACCTTCGGGCTTTCGATTCTTGAAAGCATGGCCTGCGGAAACGCCCAGATTGGAGCCTCAACCGGGGCCGCCGCCGAACACATCACCGAATCGGGAGCAGGAATCGTCCTCAGGGAACGCACTCCGCAGGCGCTCGCCAACGCCATCGTAGAACTTTATCACTCCGACATGGCAGCGATGAAAGAAAAAGCTCGCGCCTATGCCGAAAAATTCAGCTGGAACGACTGTTTCAAGCGCCAACTGGAACTTTATAAACAAATTTACAACCAAAAGAGGAAAAAATGATCCGTCACATTGTATTCTGGAAATTGAAAGCCGAAGCCGAAGGCGCCTCCGCCAAGGAGAACGGTCAAAAGATGGTCGATGCATTCCACGCCCTTGCAGGAAAGATTCCCGGCCTTCTGAGCATCGAATCGGGCCTGAACTTCAACAAGGCAGAAACCGGCAACGGTGACATTGAATACGACGTCGCCCTCGATACGACGTTCCACACCAAGGCAGCCCTCGACATCTACCAGAACCATCCCGAGCATTTGGCCATCGTCTCTTTCGTGAAGAAAGTCGTGACCGAACGCCGCGCCGTAGATTTTGAGTTCTAGCAGAAACAGGTGTCAGGAATCAAGAATGAGGTCAGCGCAGCGACCCGGACCACA is a window of uncultured Fibrobacter sp. DNA encoding:
- a CDS encoding Dabb family protein — protein: MIRHIVFWKLKAEAEGASAKENGQKMVDAFHALAGKIPGLLSIESGLNFNKAETGNGDIEYDVALDTTFHTKAALDIYQNHPEHLAIVSFVKKVVTERRAVDFEF
- a CDS encoding glycosyltransferase, producing the protein MFTIVDFNNFWSPSGGGVRRYHLQKMAFYENLSKGAAETDVLSVFVMPDSKTYTEKKSENLIIEHVEAYRFPGKWEYRFIWRPSQIEPILKKYKPQVIEVGSPYLLPTMVRRAAKKIVPEAVLLSFWHADFPVTYVQRPVANKFGKALGNFCKNAAFWYARQEFRRFDGIQVSCNEVLRRLDRHKLPTSHWIPLGCDIQMFSPAKRDDALVQKLKDGNPDRLTIFFPHRFCEEKGIELLLGAYPILCEKLGCEPALIFAGTGPYLPQVQDAVEKYKHIEYAGFISSIDEMARHYASVDLGLALSGWETFGLSILESMACGNAQIGASTGAAAEHITESGAGIVLRERTPQALANAIVELYHSDMAAMKEKARAYAEKFSWNDCFKRQLELYKQIYNQKRKK